The sequence below is a genomic window from Ignavibacteriales bacterium.
ATGGGAACCGTGAATCCGAACGACTCAAAAATACTTTTCTGAATGTACTATCGCATGAACTACGCACACCTCTCAATATAATTCTTGGTTATTCTTCAATCATTAAAGAAAATCTGAAAGATAAAATCAGCTCTGAGGATAAAGTTTATCTTGATAATCTTTACAGCGGAAGTGAAAGATTATTTAAAAGTATAACACAAATGCTCGAGTTTGCCCAGATTGAAGCCGGCAACTACAATTTGAAAATTGAGACAAGGGATTTAATCAATATCCTTGAGAATAGTTTAAAGCAGATCGAAAAAATTGCAGCCACCAAAAAAATTGAATTGAAAAAGAATTATAAAAATCTTCAGGCTATTGTTGACGTTGATGTGCATTGCGTTGAAAATGCTATCGACAACTTATTAAGCAATGCTGTCAAGTTTACACAGCAGGGATATATTGAAGTTGAAACAGAAGTATTTGAAGATCGTGGAATAGCTGTATGCAAAATCAAAGATACAGGAATCGGGATCTCATCAAAATATCTTGATCATCTTTTCCAGCCATTCAGCCAGGAAGACCTGGACATCGGAAGAAATTTTGAAGGCAACGGACTTGGTCTTGCATTATCAAAGCGGTACTTCGAAAAAATGGGCGGCTCTTTGCTTGTTGACAGTATAAAAGGTGTTGGCTCCACATTTACTTTTACACTGCCGCTTACTTCTACTGCGGTAAGGGAAGAAAGCACAATCAGGATTCAGCAGAATACTGAGATGAAAAAAATTCTGATGCTAGATGACTCAAGCGAATCTTATGAACTTTTAAATGCCTATTTAAAACGTACCCACATTATTGAAGCTCACAACTTCCGTGAATTCAAACTTGAGTACATCAGTAAAGAGGATTATCACGTAATAATTTTTGATGTAAACCAGAATCATTGGGAACAGAGCCTGATTATCTGCAGGGATCTTAAAAAGCATGATCCTTTAAAACGCCCGGTAGTTATTCTTTCAAGTGAGTTTATGGATGACAAGATAAAACAGTTTTATGAAGCCGGTGCCGATAAATTTATTGTCAAACCTTTCGCAAAAAACGTACTGCTCACCACACTTGAGTCAGTTACACGCTGACATTCAATTCTTTTTTAACCGGTACATTTTCCACCACGGAGTTGAAGGTGATTCGTGATGCTCAAGATGATAACCAAAAAAATAACAGCTTAGCATTGCCCATATATGATTTCGCTTTAGTGTTCTTGCATTATGCGGTTTCATTTTTTCATCATGCGGTTCCATGTGCGGTTTATAAGTCCCAAAATAAAATAACTGAATTGTTGAAAGTATAGCTGGGGCAACCCAGAAACTTATTATTGAAATTTCATCAGCAAAAAGTTTTAAAATGTTGAACACTATTGCCATTATGATTATCTGTATTAAAGACACATAATGACTTAGAAATATTACCCACCAGTAAAATAAATTTTGTGTGCGTGTTGAGTAATCCGGATCCTTTTCAGTTCCCGGATACCTGTGATGCAATTTATGATTGTCAAGAAGTCTTTTGTAAGATAACCCTGCA
It includes:
- a CDS encoding fatty acid desaturase; its protein translation is MGVIYAITIIVLWFVHLVYIFLEVRTDFMSPLFYAHIILQTYLFTGLFITAHDSMHGSISTNKKLNTLIGVISSFLFAGLSYKRLLDNHKLHHRYPGTEKDPDYSTRTQNLFYWWVIFLSHYVSLIQIIIMAIVFNILKLFADEISIISFWVAPAILSTIQLFYFGTYKPHMEPHDEKMKPHNARTLKRNHIWAMLSCYFFGYHLEHHESPSTPWWKMYRLKKN
- a CDS encoding response regulator encodes the protein MNDTGTKYFQELYGQLHFPVVVLSTAGEIVYVNDEYIAFWGYTVDDLKNYSVFDDSELRKNGVLGIIQKVIEEKTKFRVDNYSDSLLRSKEITIPVFRTEIFPIFIENQFYIVITHDDQTEMYLTEQEVMKARDGNRESERLKNTFLNVLSHELRTPLNIILGYSSIIKENLKDKISSEDKVYLDNLYSGSERLFKSITQMLEFAQIEAGNYNLKIETRDLINILENSLKQIEKIAATKKIELKKNYKNLQAIVDVDVHCVENAIDNLLSNAVKFTQQGYIEVETEVFEDRGIAVCKIKDTGIGISSKYLDHLFQPFSQEDLDIGRNFEGNGLGLALSKRYFEKMGGSLLVDSIKGVGSTFTFTLPLTSTAVREESTIRIQQNTEMKKILMLDDSSESYELLNAYLKRTHIIEAHNFREFKLEYISKEDYHVIIFDVNQNHWEQSLIICRDLKKHDPLKRPVVILSSEFMDDKIKQFYEAGADKFIVKPFAKNVLLTTLESVTR